A region of Halalkaliarchaeum desulfuricum DNA encodes the following proteins:
- a CDS encoding Gfo/Idh/MocA family protein: MTETLAVGMLGYRFMGKAHSNALARLPMFFPDAPEVSREVLIGRDETALSEAADRFGFERTATDWREVVDEVDVLYNLGPNHLHPEPSMAALEAGTHVLCEKPLAPTLEEAVRMREAAAGSDAIAGTAFNYRFLPAIRYAKGLIEDGELGEIHHVRGRYLQDWLVDPEAPWAWRLDEELAGSGTLGDLGAHTLDLAEFLVGEVAGGIERVSGQLRTFVDERPVLDEDGETEEYRQVTVDDAYTAQAAFENGAVGTFEASRFATGHKNDHTIEIHGSKGSLRFSLERLNELELYREGNRGYETILVTDETDPYVDRWWPPGHVLGWEHTFVHENYEFLSSVAAGEAFSPSFSEACRVQRLLEAIQRSDERDEWITLDDV, translated from the coding sequence GTGACTGAGACACTTGCCGTCGGAATGCTGGGGTATCGTTTCATGGGCAAAGCACACTCGAACGCGCTCGCCCGCCTGCCGATGTTCTTCCCGGACGCGCCGGAGGTGTCCAGGGAGGTGCTGATCGGGCGCGACGAGACGGCGCTTTCGGAGGCTGCCGATCGGTTCGGCTTCGAACGCACGGCGACCGACTGGCGCGAGGTCGTCGACGAGGTGGACGTCCTTTATAATCTGGGACCGAACCACCTCCACCCCGAGCCGTCGATGGCGGCACTGGAGGCGGGGACGCACGTCCTGTGTGAGAAACCGCTCGCACCGACGCTCGAGGAGGCGGTCCGGATGCGCGAGGCCGCTGCCGGCAGCGACGCGATCGCGGGAACCGCGTTCAACTACCGGTTCCTGCCCGCGATCCGGTACGCGAAGGGGCTGATCGAGGACGGCGAACTCGGGGAGATCCACCACGTCAGAGGGCGCTACCTGCAGGACTGGCTGGTCGACCCCGAGGCGCCGTGGGCGTGGCGTCTGGACGAGGAGCTCGCGGGGTCGGGGACGCTCGGCGACCTCGGCGCGCACACGCTCGATCTGGCGGAGTTTCTGGTGGGCGAGGTCGCGGGGGGGATCGAACGCGTCTCCGGCCAGCTGCGAACGTTCGTCGACGAGCGTCCGGTCCTGGACGAGGACGGCGAAACCGAAGAATACCGTCAAGTGACCGTCGACGACGCCTACACCGCCCAGGCGGCGTTCGAGAACGGCGCGGTCGGAACCTTCGAGGCGTCGCGGTTCGCCACCGGGCACAAGAACGACCACACGATCGAGATCCACGGATCGAAGGGGAGCCTCCGGTTCTCCCTGGAGCGACTGAACGAACTCGAACTGTATCGGGAGGGGAACCGCGGCTACGAGACGATCCTGGTGACCGACGAGACGGATCCGTACGTCGACCGGTGGTGGCCGCCCGGACACGTGCTCGGCTGGGAACACACGTTCGTCCACGAGAACTACGAGTTCCTCTCGTCGGTCGCGGCCGGCGAGGCGTTCTCGCCGTCGTTTTCGGAGGCCTGTCGGGTCCAGCGTCTCCTCGAGGCGATCCAGCGCAGCGACGAGCGCGACGAGTGGATCACCCTCGACGACGTGTAG
- a CDS encoding sugar phosphate isomerase/epimerase family protein, whose product MEIGVLTVPLGNRSRDEAFAALADLGVDAVELGVGGWPGEDHVDRRVTLGDEAEQSKLHDQLEEHGFRISALATHNNPLHPDEARAREADTELREAIRLADQLEVGTVTCFSGLPAGGPNDEVPNWVTAPWPTEHAEAHEYQWVEVAIPYWQDLAAFADDHGVDLAIEMHPNMLVYEPRGMLRLREATNERVGANFDPSHLYWQGIDVTAAIRLLGGVDAIHHVHAKDTRVYEANAREKGVLDTTDYTDEVNRSWLFRSIGYGHGEEHWKDVVSTLRMVGYEGALSIEHEDSLTSSMEGLEKAVDVLERAVFDTTPGEAYWAE is encoded by the coding sequence ATGGAAATCGGCGTACTCACCGTTCCGCTCGGGAACCGATCGAGGGACGAAGCGTTCGCGGCGCTTGCGGATCTCGGCGTCGACGCCGTCGAACTCGGCGTCGGCGGCTGGCCCGGGGAGGATCACGTGGATCGGCGGGTCACCCTCGGCGACGAGGCCGAACAGTCCAAACTGCACGACCAGCTGGAGGAACACGGCTTCCGGATCTCGGCGCTTGCCACCCACAACAACCCGCTGCATCCCGACGAGGCTCGCGCACGGGAGGCCGACACCGAACTTCGCGAGGCGATCCGGCTGGCCGATCAGCTCGAGGTGGGGACCGTCACCTGCTTTTCTGGGCTGCCCGCCGGCGGACCGAACGACGAGGTGCCAAACTGGGTGACTGCGCCGTGGCCCACCGAACACGCCGAGGCCCACGAGTACCAATGGGTGGAGGTAGCGATCCCGTACTGGCAGGACCTGGCAGCGTTCGCCGACGACCACGGTGTGGATCTCGCAATCGAGATGCACCCGAACATGCTGGTGTACGAGCCGCGCGGGATGCTCCGACTCCGCGAGGCGACCAACGAACGGGTGGGCGCGAACTTCGACCCCTCGCACCTCTACTGGCAGGGGATCGACGTCACCGCGGCGATCCGCCTGCTGGGCGGGGTGGACGCGATCCACCACGTCCACGCCAAGGACACCCGGGTGTACGAGGCGAACGCCCGGGAGAAGGGCGTCCTCGACACCACCGACTACACCGACGAGGTGAACCGATCGTGGCTGTTCCGATCGATCGGCTACGGTCACGGCGAGGAGCACTGGAAGGACGTCGTCTCCACGCTCCGGATGGTCGGCTACGAGGGGGCGCTGTCGATCGAACACGAGGACTCGCTGACCTCCTCGATGGAGGGGCTCGAAAAGGCCGTCGACGTCCTCGAGCGCGCCGTCTTCGACACCACGCCCGGGGAGGCCTACTGGGCGGAGTGA
- a CDS encoding Gfo/Idh/MocA family protein, with protein MSLEDVRVGVVGLGGIGSHHAERLRESDARLVGGMDIDADARARFAEQFDVPTYGDVDELFDRVDAAFVTTPNRFHEEYAVRAFESGIDVLLEKPLAHTLESAERIADAAADADGFCMLGFHNRFAGSTEAFTHYRREGRFGDITHVEANFLRRRGIPGRGSWFTDLDVAGGGALVDVGVHALDLALYVMGHPTVVEVSGQTRAEFGTSDEYAFVEMWGEDCGPDGFDVEDSATAFLRTADGATISLEVAWAANRPDTREAVVRGTDAGASFDVGGDELTIYEADPGGGNHLADTEITTRSRDAYAAEQRAFLEAVGAGEPPERNTVDEGLQVQRIVDAIYRSAEDGRAVRLD; from the coding sequence ATGAGCCTCGAAGACGTTCGCGTCGGCGTCGTGGGACTGGGCGGTATCGGCAGCCACCACGCCGAACGCCTCCGGGAATCCGACGCGCGGCTGGTCGGCGGGATGGACATCGACGCGGACGCGCGTGCCCGGTTCGCAGAGCAGTTCGACGTACCGACGTACGGCGACGTCGACGAACTATTCGACCGGGTCGACGCGGCGTTCGTCACGACGCCGAACCGGTTTCACGAGGAGTACGCGGTCCGGGCCTTCGAGTCGGGGATCGACGTGTTGCTCGAGAAACCCCTCGCTCACACGCTCGAGAGCGCAGAGCGGATCGCCGACGCCGCGGCCGACGCCGACGGCTTCTGTATGCTGGGGTTTCACAACCGCTTTGCGGGCTCGACGGAGGCGTTCACACACTACCGACGCGAGGGACGGTTCGGCGATATCACACACGTCGAAGCGAACTTCCTGCGGCGGCGCGGGATCCCTGGGCGGGGGTCGTGGTTCACCGATCTGGACGTCGCGGGCGGCGGCGCACTCGTCGACGTCGGCGTCCACGCGCTCGATCTCGCCCTTTACGTGATGGGTCACCCGACAGTCGTGGAGGTGTCCGGCCAGACTCGTGCGGAGTTCGGAACCAGCGACGAGTACGCGTTCGTCGAGATGTGGGGCGAGGACTGCGGCCCGGACGGGTTCGATGTCGAGGACTCGGCGACGGCGTTTCTCCGGACTGCAGACGGCGCGACGATCTCGCTGGAGGTCGCCTGGGCGGCGAACCGCCCGGACACCAGAGAGGCGGTCGTCCGCGGCACCGACGCTGGCGCGTCGTTCGACGTCGGGGGCGACGAACTGACGATCTACGAGGCCGACCCCGGCGGCGGAAATCACCTGGCTGACACGGAGATCACAACTCGGTCACGGGACGCGTACGCCGCCGAGCAACGGGCGTTCCTCGAGGCGGTCGGCGCCGGGGAGCCTCCCGAACGAAACACCGTCGATGAAGGGCTCCAGGTACAGCGGATCGTCGACGCGATCTACCGGTCGGCCGAGGACGGGCGGGCCGTTCGGCTGGATTGA
- a CDS encoding DUF4870 domain-containing protein: MSGSADRDEPTVVLGLERNLAGALAYSLTFISGLFFYVLADDEYVRFHATQSIVTFGGIFALVLLLELLGGVLGVLAPGTALPATFALLSSALGLFAFVLWIVLLVQAARGRRFRLPGIGRVVDQFI; this comes from the coding sequence ATGTCCGGTTCCGCCGATCGGGACGAACCGACGGTCGTGCTCGGGCTCGAGAGGAATCTCGCGGGTGCGCTCGCCTATTCGCTTACGTTCATCTCGGGGCTGTTTTTCTACGTCCTGGCGGACGACGAGTACGTGCGGTTCCACGCCACACAGAGCATCGTTACGTTCGGGGGTATCTTCGCGCTCGTTCTCCTGCTCGAGTTGCTGGGAGGGGTACTCGGCGTGTTGGCACCCGGTACCGCGCTCCCGGCGACGTTCGCGTTGCTTTCGTCCGCGCTGGGGCTTTTCGCGTTCGTTCTCTGGATCGTGTTGCTGGTCCAGGCCGCCCGTGGGAGACGGTTCCGTCTTCCCGGCATCGGTCGGGTCGTGGATCAGTTCATCTGA
- a CDS encoding ABC transporter ATP-binding protein has protein sequence MASVTLENITKRYEDVTAVEDMNLEVEHGEFLTLVGPSGCGKSTTMETIAGLTLPTEGSVYIGDREVTNLPPKDRGISMVFQNIALFPHMDVYDNISFGLRLRKYDQEEVDRRVEEAADIVQLEGMMDRMPSEMSGGQRQRVAIARAIVREPDVFLMDEPLANLDAELRVHMRTQLQRLHRQLDTTIVYVTHDQAQAMTMSDRIAVIDGGRLQQVAPPLECYNEPTNLFVAGFIGSPAMNFVDGVIEEDGFDSEYVTVPLNPADQGVEPAQDVTLGVRPEDVYLADDQRKAQEPTDPIDAVVDVMEPMGDEVFVYLLFDRDVEASAEGRGTGQLLISLSPDTDVTEGEDVKVVADRNKIHLFDTDSGNAITHGLT, from the coding sequence ATGGCATCAGTCACGCTCGAAAACATCACGAAACGGTACGAGGACGTAACGGCAGTCGAAGACATGAACCTGGAGGTCGAACACGGCGAGTTCCTCACGCTGGTTGGCCCCTCCGGGTGTGGGAAGTCGACGACGATGGAGACGATCGCCGGCCTCACGCTTCCAACGGAGGGGAGTGTCTACATCGGCGACAGGGAAGTGACGAACCTCCCGCCGAAGGACCGTGGCATCTCGATGGTGTTCCAGAACATCGCGCTGTTCCCGCACATGGACGTGTACGACAACATCTCGTTTGGTCTCCGGCTCCGGAAGTACGACCAGGAGGAGGTGGACCGTCGCGTCGAGGAGGCCGCCGACATCGTGCAACTCGAAGGGATGATGGACCGGATGCCCTCGGAGATGTCGGGCGGACAGCGCCAGCGTGTGGCGATCGCCCGCGCCATCGTGCGCGAACCCGACGTGTTCTTGATGGACGAGCCGCTGGCGAACCTCGATGCGGAACTGCGCGTCCACATGCGAACCCAACTGCAGCGGCTCCACCGCCAGCTGGACACGACGATCGTCTACGTCACCCACGACCAGGCACAGGCGATGACGATGTCCGACCGCATCGCCGTCATCGACGGCGGCAGACTCCAGCAGGTCGCGCCGCCGCTCGAGTGTTACAACGAGCCGACGAACCTCTTTGTCGCCGGCTTCATCGGCTCGCCGGCGATGAACTTCGTCGACGGTGTAATCGAGGAAGACGGCTTCGATTCCGAGTACGTCACCGTACCGCTGAACCCCGCCGACCAGGGCGTCGAGCCCGCACAGGACGTAACACTCGGCGTTCGTCCCGAAGACGTCTATCTCGCGGATGATCAGCGAAAGGCACAGGAACCGACTGATCCGATCGACGCGGTGGTCGATGTCATGGAACCGATGGGCGATGAGGTGTTCGTGTATCTGCTGTTCGACAGGGATGTCGAAGCCAGTGCCGAGGGACGCGGAACGGGACAGTTGCTGATCAGCCTGTCGCCCGACACCGACGTCACCGAAGGGGAAGACGTGAAGGTCGTCGCCGACCGGAACAAGATTCACCTCTTCGATACGGACAGCGGGAATGCGATCACCCACGGGTTGACGTAG
- a CDS encoding carbohydrate ABC transporter permease codes for MTDDEHPDIAAMDRTEEPELDRGAVEAWAARMISNPDRAYRAAFYTATVVFLVTTLFPFYWLFVLAVTPRAQLGDTGAFTPGGTPRADVELPLIDATIGIPVGLPTDLNVLAFVEIFQTIPFHRYVFNSFLIATMATVIVLFVGSLAGYVFGRLRFRGKNPLLLLVLVTSFFPPAAFFVPLNRLFNRNVDVLRPIMADGSLYNTPYAIFVPLSAIFLPLSIFILMTFYSQIPDGLEDAARIEGTTRLGALFRVIVPLSAPGVATAGVLTFIAVYNEYFFSSLMTDGRHQNWAPMLEGILRFQGEFEVLFNLMAAASIVAVLPVAILVIVAQEKIVSGLTAGAVKE; via the coding sequence ATGACCGACGACGAACACCCCGACATCGCGGCGATGGATCGGACCGAGGAGCCGGAACTGGACCGCGGCGCGGTCGAGGCGTGGGCAGCCAGGATGATCTCCAACCCCGACCGGGCCTACCGTGCGGCCTTTTATACGGCGACGGTGGTGTTTCTCGTCACGACGCTTTTCCCCTTCTACTGGCTGTTCGTGCTCGCGGTGACGCCGCGGGCACAACTCGGCGACACCGGGGCCTTCACGCCCGGTGGAACGCCGCGGGCGGACGTGGAACTCCCGCTCATCGACGCGACGATCGGGATCCCCGTCGGCCTCCCGACTGACCTGAACGTGCTCGCGTTCGTCGAAATCTTCCAGACGATTCCCTTCCACCGGTACGTCTTCAACAGCTTCCTGATCGCCACGATGGCGACAGTCATCGTGTTGTTCGTCGGGAGCCTGGCCGGCTACGTCTTCGGTCGGCTCCGGTTCCGGGGGAAGAACCCGCTGTTGTTGCTGGTGCTCGTCACCTCGTTTTTCCCGCCGGCGGCGTTCTTCGTCCCTCTCAACAGACTGTTCAACCGGAACGTCGACGTCCTCCGACCGATCATGGCGGACGGATCGCTGTACAACACCCCCTACGCGATCTTCGTCCCGCTGTCGGCGATCTTCCTCCCGTTGTCGATATTTATCCTGATGACGTTCTATTCACAGATCCCCGACGGTCTCGAGGACGCCGCTCGCATCGAGGGGACGACCCGACTCGGTGCCCTGTTTCGGGTAATCGTCCCCCTATCGGCACCCGGCGTCGCAACCGCAGGTGTGTTGACCTTCATCGCCGTGTACAACGAGTACTTCTTCTCCTCGCTCATGACGGACGGCCGTCACCAGAACTGGGCACCGATGCTGGAGGGAATCCTCCGGTTCCAGGGCGAGTTCGAGGTGCTGTTCAACCTCATGGCTGCAGCAAGCATCGTCGCCGTGTTGCCGGTGGCGATACTGGTCATCGTCGCACAGGAAAAGATCGTCAGCGGACTCACCGCGGGAGCAGTCAAAGAGTAA
- a CDS encoding carbohydrate ABC transporter permease — translation MPPDSQGESGTRLLARPLNWLETRSEEVYAYILLIPSFLLLGVIAFYPLVETFRFSLLADEVAAADPFGEFVGLDNYIALLAGEARIPRQFLDIVFTGQFPFVELGTPFFRQAIMVTLAFAIISVLFETLIGFGQALVINQDFYGRRWVRVAIIIPWAIPIVIQAMIFFLIFNPTIGFGTEFMQWLGIFGDNPLASSRDSFIIVLVADIWKTAAFMALLILAGLQSIDRGLYDVARVSGASPWQRFKFITLPLVMPALLVAMLFRTMDAMRIYGLIDATAGCQTVPSLTCLVIISLQQTRRWATASAVAFLTAVVIGLLVIVYLWGLRDTDGGIS, via the coding sequence ATGCCTCCCGATTCCCAGGGCGAAAGCGGGACACGGCTCCTCGCCCGTCCGCTCAACTGGCTCGAGACCCGGAGCGAGGAGGTGTACGCGTACATCTTGCTGATCCCGTCGTTCCTGCTTTTGGGCGTGATCGCGTTCTACCCGCTGGTGGAGACGTTCCGGTTTTCGCTGCTTGCAGACGAGGTCGCTGCCGCTGATCCGTTCGGCGAGTTCGTGGGCCTCGACAATTATATCGCGCTTCTGGCCGGCGAAGCCCGCATTCCACGGCAGTTCCTCGACATCGTCTTCACCGGACAGTTCCCGTTTGTCGAACTCGGAACGCCGTTCTTCCGGCAGGCGATAATGGTGACGCTGGCGTTCGCGATCATCAGCGTGCTGTTCGAAACGTTGATCGGCTTCGGTCAGGCGCTGGTGATCAACCAGGACTTCTACGGCCGGCGCTGGGTGCGCGTCGCGATCATCATCCCGTGGGCGATCCCCATCGTCATCCAGGCGATGATTTTCTTTTTGATCTTCAATCCCACGATCGGCTTCGGGACCGAGTTCATGCAGTGGCTCGGTATCTTCGGCGACAATCCGCTGGCCAGCAGCCGCGACTCGTTTATCATCGTGCTGGTCGCGGACATCTGGAAGACGGCGGCGTTCATGGCGTTGCTCATCCTCGCAGGGCTCCAGAGCATCGATCGGGGGCTCTACGACGTCGCGAGGGTCTCGGGTGCCTCCCCGTGGCAGCGCTTCAAGTTCATCACACTGCCGCTGGTGATGCCGGCGCTTTTGGTCGCGATGCTGTTCCGCACGATGGACGCGATGCGGATCTACGGCCTGATCGACGCGACGGCCGGCTGTCAGACGGTCCCGTCGCTGACCTGCCTCGTGATTATCTCCCTGCAGCAGACCCGCCGGTGGGCGACCGCGTCGGCGGTCGCGTTCTTGACGGCTGTCGTGATCGGTCTCCTGGTAATCGTCTACCTGTGGGGGCTCCGTGATACCGATGGAGGGATCTCATGA
- a CDS encoding substrate-binding domain-containing protein, whose protein sequence is MVDTDSQRDSKRSGVSRRRFVQAAGASGVMVGVAGCLGDDEDQPIEITMDGEWVGIEDEVIQSLYDAGLDESIEVEILPGDFETGERRADFTSALDAGRSSPDIFMMDSGWTIPFIIREQLVNLEEELSDETLNTIHSDYLPAAVDTASHPETGDLYGVPLFPDYPMMHYRKDLVEEAGYDPEGENWATEPMSWQEFAEMAADVWEYHGGEAEFDYAFTTQGDNYEGTSCCTFNEMMTSMGGAYFGDHENLFGPVGERPITVNEEPVLDTIRMMRSFMHGPDADNADPDIPQISTSDLVEFTEEPSREPFTGGNAIFHRNWPYVIPINAEDAAFDFEDHAAMPLPYGVEAGQGSYDGTGGTAHALGGWHLTVNPETGRLDEALQVLEAFVDEDVMLSNFELGGYIPPNPSVTEQADPDAVGPMGRFLETLAVAGENTVPRPVTAVWPEQSPEISSEIHDAYQGDKTPEEAMADLEESLATTEEG, encoded by the coding sequence ATGGTCGATACTGACTCCCAACGCGATTCGAAACGGAGTGGCGTCTCCAGACGGCGGTTCGTGCAAGCGGCTGGAGCATCGGGCGTAATGGTCGGCGTCGCGGGCTGTCTCGGCGACGACGAGGACCAGCCGATCGAGATCACGATGGACGGCGAGTGGGTGGGGATCGAGGACGAGGTGATCCAGTCCCTGTACGACGCCGGACTCGACGAGAGCATCGAGGTCGAGATCCTGCCGGGCGACTTCGAGACCGGCGAACGGCGCGCCGATTTCACCTCGGCGCTGGACGCCGGTCGTTCGAGCCCGGACATCTTCATGATGGACTCCGGCTGGACGATCCCGTTCATCATCCGCGAACAGCTGGTCAACCTGGAGGAGGAACTGTCCGACGAGACCCTGAACACAATCCATAGCGACTACCTCCCGGCCGCGGTCGACACCGCGAGCCATCCGGAAACCGGCGATCTCTACGGTGTTCCCCTGTTCCCGGACTACCCGATGATGCACTACCGGAAGGATCTGGTCGAGGAAGCCGGCTACGATCCGGAGGGGGAAAACTGGGCGACAGAGCCGATGTCCTGGCAGGAGTTCGCCGAAATGGCGGCTGACGTCTGGGAGTACCACGGCGGCGAAGCCGAGTTCGACTACGCGTTTACGACACAGGGGGACAACTACGAGGGGACCTCCTGCTGTACGTTCAACGAGATGATGACGTCGATGGGCGGTGCCTACTTCGGGGATCACGAGAACCTCTTCGGCCCGGTCGGCGAACGTCCGATCACCGTGAACGAGGAGCCGGTCCTCGACACGATCCGGATGATGCGGTCGTTCATGCACGGTCCCGACGCCGATAACGCGGATCCGGACATCCCCCAGATCTCGACATCGGACCTCGTCGAATTCACCGAGGAACCGTCCCGCGAGCCGTTCACGGGCGGCAACGCGATTTTCCACCGGAACTGGCCGTACGTCATTCCGATCAACGCCGAGGACGCCGCCTTCGACTTCGAGGATCACGCGGCGATGCCGCTGCCGTACGGCGTCGAAGCGGGGCAGGGAAGCTACGACGGAACCGGCGGGACGGCCCACGCGCTCGGCGGCTGGCACCTCACTGTCAACCCGGAAACGGGACGCCTCGACGAGGCGCTCCAGGTGCTCGAGGCGTTCGTCGACGAGGACGTCATGTTGAGCAACTTCGAACTCGGCGGCTACATCCCGCCGAACCCTTCGGTCACCGAACAGGCGGATCCGGACGCGGTCGGCCCGATGGGCCGGTTCCTCGAGACGCTGGCGGTCGCCGGCGAGAACACCGTCCCGCGGCCGGTGACGGCGGTGTGGCCGGAACAGTCGCCGGAGATCTCCTCCGAGATCCACGACGCATATCAAGGGGACAAGACGCCTGAGGAAGCGATGGCGGATCTCGAAGAGTCGCTGGCGACGACCGAAGAAGGATAG
- the trmB gene encoding HTH-type sugar sensing transcriptional regulator TrmB — protein MTDDLRNTLERFGEQFNLGEYEIEAYLTVLERGELTASEIADRTDIPQPRVYDTVRSLSDRGLVELRESRPMKIVAVDPEDAFGNLESSFAELVAELEARYTAPARETEAVSLVKSRSTILRYLEEVIADADYELALSLTPELLRRFHDELAEKIDDGVSVELLVTPASRAPDPREYDYFEVATIARARRGITTPILAVADGEHSVYATQDALRDDRDRYGVIFNRSALGFLVSGFFGTVLWTTAETLAADGKERPFPRHYASIRRAVKDMRELDGEFYAAIEGRDVETGENVHVEGEVVDVAFEESEEVASFVVETDDGDRVRIGGLVAALEEVEAQEILLDRDGTPSFE, from the coding sequence ATGACGGATGACCTCCGGAACACGCTCGAGCGGTTCGGCGAACAGTTCAACCTCGGGGAATACGAGATCGAGGCCTACCTGACTGTTCTCGAGCGGGGGGAGCTCACGGCAAGCGAGATCGCCGACAGGACCGACATCCCGCAACCCCGCGTCTACGACACTGTCCGGAGTCTCTCGGATCGCGGGCTGGTCGAACTGCGGGAATCCCGTCCGATGAAGATCGTGGCAGTGGACCCCGAAGACGCCTTCGGGAACCTGGAGTCGTCGTTCGCCGAACTCGTCGCCGAACTCGAGGCCAGATACACGGCACCGGCACGGGAGACGGAGGCCGTCTCGCTGGTCAAGTCCCGGTCGACAATCCTCAGGTATCTCGAGGAAGTGATCGCCGACGCCGACTACGAACTTGCCCTGTCGCTGACTCCGGAGCTGTTGCGCCGGTTCCACGACGAACTCGCAGAGAAGATCGACGACGGGGTGAGCGTGGAACTGCTCGTGACGCCGGCCTCACGCGCCCCGGATCCGAGGGAGTACGACTACTTCGAGGTCGCGACGATCGCCCGGGCGCGACGGGGGATCACGACGCCGATCCTCGCGGTCGCCGACGGAGAGCACTCGGTGTACGCCACCCAGGACGCGCTGCGGGACGATCGCGACCGGTACGGCGTCATCTTCAACCGATCCGCGCTCGGATTCCTGGTGTCGGGCTTTTTCGGAACCGTGCTGTGGACGACTGCAGAGACCCTCGCGGCAGACGGCAAGGAACGCCCGTTCCCACGACATTACGCCTCCATCAGGCGTGCCGTGAAAGACATGCGGGAACTCGACGGGGAGTTCTACGCGGCCATCGAGGGACGGGACGTCGAAACGGGCGAGAACGTTCACGTCGAGGGAGAAGTCGTCGACGTCGCCTTCGAGGAGAGCGAGGAGGTGGCGTCGTTCGTCGTCGAAACCGACGACGGCGATCGCGTCCGGATCGGCGGCCTCGTGGCCGCCCTCGAGGAGGTCGAAGCCCAGGAGATCCTCCTGGATCGGGACGGAACCCCCTCCTTCGAGTGA
- a CDS encoding 50S ribosomal protein L21e has protein sequence MPSSNGPMKGTRKKLANHPRERGQSPPQRAIQEYEEGQMVHLKIDPSVPKGRFHPRFSGHTGEVIGTQGSSYKVSITDGGKEKTVIAHPAHLRAQQG, from the coding sequence ATGCCGAGTTCGAATGGGCCCATGAAGGGAACGCGGAAAAAGCTCGCCAACCATCCCCGAGAGCGGGGACAGTCGCCACCCCAGCGGGCGATCCAGGAGTACGAGGAAGGCCAGATGGTCCACCTCAAAATCGATCCGAGCGTCCCCAAGGGGCGATTCCACCCCCGGTTCAGCGGCCACACCGGCGAAGTGATCGGAACGCAGGGATCTTCCTACAAGGTGTCGATCACCGACGGCGGGAAAGAAAAGACCGTCATCGCGCATCCGGCACACCTCCGCGCCCAGCAGGGGTAG